The following are encoded in a window of Risungbinella massiliensis genomic DNA:
- a CDS encoding pyridoxal phosphate-dependent aminotransferase, which produces MILLNSNESYRSPLSSEEIGTIVQQAEINRYPSAHLTNFLEAYANFFQLPVDNLLARNGSDEWIQQICLVLGKNDQPILMLEPDFTMYRVCAEQAGRRVVSVPADSSFSFSLEKILETIQTARPALFFLSNPHNPTGQLFPIDWIKQCAQAMEQVGGYLILDEAYYGFDAEETTDASVDWLSLDHVIRLRTMSKSFGMAGLRVGIAIATQSTRQLLQQYELPFPINHLSLAIATELLRQKSRVTLFWKEQCEMMDRLEAILQKVVIRTPELKMLNSYANYFFLYGAEALPFAQYCEQNGFRLRLFPTESLRECCRISLMTPQHLLLFQSAIERWQPNETSYSRS; this is translated from the coding sequence ATGATTCTTTTAAATAGCAATGAAAGTTACCGCTCGCCCCTCTCGTCAGAGGAGATCGGAACCATCGTTCAGCAAGCAGAGATCAATCGCTATCCTTCTGCACATTTAACGAACTTTCTCGAAGCTTATGCAAACTTCTTTCAGCTTCCTGTGGATAATCTCTTAGCACGCAACGGTTCTGATGAGTGGATTCAACAGATTTGCCTCGTATTAGGGAAAAATGACCAGCCTATTCTAATGTTGGAACCGGACTTTACCATGTATCGAGTCTGCGCAGAGCAAGCTGGACGTAGAGTTGTCAGTGTGCCAGCTGATTCATCCTTTTCTTTTTCATTGGAGAAGATTTTGGAAACCATTCAAACTGCACGCCCTGCCCTTTTCTTTTTATCTAACCCACACAATCCAACTGGTCAGCTCTTTCCAATTGATTGGATCAAACAGTGTGCACAAGCAATGGAACAAGTTGGGGGCTATCTTATTTTGGATGAAGCCTATTACGGATTTGATGCAGAAGAAACGACAGATGCTTCAGTGGATTGGTTAAGTCTAGATCATGTCATCCGACTGCGTACCATGTCCAAAAGCTTTGGTATGGCTGGTTTACGAGTTGGGATTGCGATCGCAACCCAATCGACCAGACAACTACTCCAACAATATGAACTACCTTTTCCAATCAATCATCTTTCGTTAGCCATTGCAACAGAACTTCTCCGTCAAAAGTCGCGAGTTACACTTTTCTGGAAAGAACAATGTGAGATGATGGATCGACTGGAAGCCATTCTTCAAAAGGTAGTAATACGAACTCCAGAACTTAAGATGCTAAATAGTTATGCCAACTATTTTTTCCTCTATGGTGCAGAGGCGCTCCCATTTGCCCAGTACTGTGAACAAAACGGATTTCGTTTAAGGCTTTTTCCAACAGAGAGTTTACGAGAGTGTTGTCGTATCTCCCTAATGACACCTCAACATCTTCTTCTATTTCAAAGCGCAATCGAAAGGTGGCAACCAAATGAGACAAGCTACAGTCGTTCGTGA
- the hisD gene encoding histidinol dehydrogenase, translated as MKIKTQEQFWQKKRENSTLQPQVLTQVAEILSQVRKRGDEAIKEYTEKWDGLRLVEMEIPKTAWKKAWEELPSALQKALNRAKQQITTFQESQKPSNQMAPSSAGKILGAWYRPLNRVGLYVPGGKAAYPSTVLMTAIPAKVAGVEEIFITTPANKDGNVRSEVLAAAWLAGVDRVFTVGGAQAIAALAYGTESIPKVDKIVGPGNSYVAAAKKLVYGDVGIDSIAGPSELAIIADGQANPVWIAADLLAQAEHDEEAQTYLITTSRTLAEQVQKELVSQTEQLPRKEIIQQSLQNYHDTIWVSNLSEGIELASEIAPEHLSIQTLEPWAIAAQIRHAGAIFVGDMTPEAMGDYLAGPSHVLPTGGTARFSSGLSVSDFYTRTSILHYSKAELLAEASDVEELAIAEELTAHAASVRIRKEGSQ; from the coding sequence ATGAAGATCAAGACGCAAGAGCAATTTTGGCAGAAAAAACGAGAGAATAGTACACTCCAGCCACAAGTGTTAACACAAGTAGCAGAGATCCTGTCCCAAGTTCGAAAGCGTGGAGATGAAGCAATAAAAGAATACACCGAAAAATGGGATGGCCTTCGTTTGGTCGAGATGGAGATCCCCAAAACAGCATGGAAAAAAGCATGGGAAGAGCTCCCATCTGCTCTACAAAAAGCATTAAATCGAGCAAAACAACAAATCACCACTTTTCAAGAGAGTCAAAAACCGAGCAATCAGATGGCTCCCTCTTCAGCTGGCAAGATTTTGGGTGCATGGTATCGCCCACTTAATCGTGTAGGTCTCTATGTTCCTGGTGGCAAGGCAGCTTATCCTTCCACTGTTTTGATGACAGCAATCCCTGCCAAGGTAGCTGGAGTTGAGGAAATTTTTATCACCACTCCTGCAAACAAAGATGGCAACGTTCGTTCTGAAGTGCTAGCAGCAGCGTGGTTGGCTGGGGTAGATCGAGTATTTACCGTAGGAGGAGCCCAAGCGATTGCTGCCCTTGCCTATGGGACGGAATCGATCCCAAAAGTAGATAAAATTGTCGGCCCAGGTAATAGCTATGTTGCGGCGGCGAAGAAACTTGTCTATGGAGATGTTGGTATTGACTCTATCGCAGGACCTAGCGAACTAGCCATCATAGCCGATGGCCAAGCTAATCCGGTTTGGATCGCTGCTGATCTTCTCGCCCAAGCAGAGCACGATGAAGAGGCACAGACTTATTTGATTACTACTTCTCGCACTTTAGCCGAGCAAGTTCAAAAAGAGTTAGTTAGCCAAACGGAGCAATTACCACGCAAAGAGATTATCCAGCAATCACTTCAAAACTATCACGATACTATTTGGGTTTCCAATCTCTCTGAGGGAATCGAGCTAGCCAGTGAGATCGCTCCTGAACATCTTTCCATCCAAACGTTAGAACCTTGGGCCATTGCCGCTCAGATCAGGCACGCAGGTGCTATTTTTGTTGGGGACATGACACCTGAAGCAATGGGTGATTATCTTGCAGGACCAAGTCATGTCTTGCCAACTGGAGGAACAGCCCGTTTTTCTAGTGGATTATCCGTATCTGATTTTTATACTCGCACCTCTATACTCCACTATAGCAAGGCAGAACTTTTAGCAGAGGCATCCGATGTAGAGGAATTGGCAATCGCAGAAGAACTTACAGCTCACGCAGCATCTGTTCGAATCCGAAAAGAAGGGAGCCAATAA
- a CDS encoding aminotransferase class I/II-fold pyridoxal phosphate-dependent enzyme codes for MKLEDKISPVVQNLQPSGIRRFFDLVQQMPDAISLGVGEPDFVTPWHIREAVVHSLEAGMTSYTSNQGMPELLEQIAKYLHERFSLSYEASSEILVTFGASEAIDLALRTILTPGEEVLVPDPSYVSYAPCIELAGGVAVPVATHAKHGFKLRAEELERKITSRTKAIILCYPNNPTGAIMTHSDYLEIAELVRKHELIVISDEIYAELTYRGQHESFAAIPGMKEHTIHLNGFSKSFAMTGWRLGFIAAPKVLLTGMLKIHQYTALCAPIMSQVAALEALRNGLAECHAMVSQYDQRRRYITSTLDHMGLTCPTPLGAFYVFPSIQATGLDSYTFAEELLHEEQVAVVPGTAFGPSGEGFIRCSYATSMEKIREAMKRMERFVQRRVATMPSKSVDKLG; via the coding sequence ATGAAACTAGAAGACAAAATATCTCCTGTAGTACAAAACCTTCAACCATCTGGAATCCGCCGTTTTTTTGATTTGGTCCAACAGATGCCAGACGCCATTTCACTCGGAGTAGGAGAACCAGACTTTGTAACTCCATGGCACATCCGTGAAGCAGTAGTACATTCCTTGGAAGCAGGAATGACAAGCTATACTTCCAATCAGGGAATGCCCGAACTCCTAGAGCAGATTGCTAAATATCTTCATGAACGATTTTCTTTATCTTATGAGGCCAGTTCAGAAATTTTAGTAACCTTTGGTGCCAGTGAAGCAATTGATCTCGCATTACGCACTATTCTCACTCCAGGAGAAGAAGTACTTGTTCCTGATCCAAGTTATGTTTCCTATGCTCCTTGTATTGAATTAGCTGGTGGAGTTGCAGTACCAGTGGCAACACATGCCAAACATGGGTTTAAATTGCGCGCTGAAGAACTAGAGAGAAAAATAACCAGTCGCACCAAAGCAATCATCCTCTGTTATCCCAATAACCCAACAGGTGCGATCATGACCCATTCAGACTACCTAGAAATTGCTGAATTGGTTCGCAAGCACGAACTAATCGTCATCTCTGATGAGATCTATGCGGAACTAACTTACCGTGGACAGCATGAATCCTTTGCAGCCATTCCAGGAATGAAAGAACATACCATTCATCTCAATGGTTTCTCCAAATCATTTGCGATGACTGGTTGGAGACTCGGATTTATTGCCGCTCCTAAAGTTCTATTAACCGGGATGCTCAAGATTCATCAATATACTGCTCTTTGTGCTCCCATCATGAGCCAAGTAGCAGCTCTCGAAGCACTGCGTAATGGGTTGGCCGAGTGTCACGCAATGGTATCGCAATACGATCAGCGGCGTCGGTATATCACAAGCACACTCGATCATATGGGACTTACTTGTCCTACTCCACTTGGAGCCTTTTACGTGTTCCCTTCCATTCAAGCAACAGGACTCGACTCCTATACGTTTGCAGAAGAACTACTTCATGAGGAACAAGTTGCAGTCGTTCCTGGTACCGCTTTTGGACCAAGTGGAGAAGGTTTTATCCGCTGTTCCTATGCGACATCTATGGAGAAAATTCGAGAAGCAATGAAGCGGATGGAACGTTTTGTACAGCGAAGAGTCGCTACCATGCCATCGAAATCGGTAGATAAGTTAGGATAA
- a CDS encoding DedA family protein codes for MENWITDFMSEYGYVGIFLLIALENIFPPIPSEVILTFGGFMTTSSDLSILGVVIASTLGSVIGACILYVIGLQLDVERMEKIVDRWGHILRLKREDIYKADNWFDKYGIWTVLICRIVPLIRSLISIPAGMSNMNFGLFLLFTTIGTLVWNIVLVNVGASVGDNWESIVEYVGVYSNVVYVLLGVGAIAAVGLFLKKKF; via the coding sequence ATGGAAAACTGGATCACAGATTTTATGAGTGAATATGGATATGTAGGTATTTTTCTATTAATCGCACTAGAAAACATTTTTCCACCAATTCCATCTGAGGTGATCCTTACTTTTGGCGGATTTATGACTACCTCTTCTGATCTAAGCATACTAGGAGTAGTGATTGCTTCTACCCTAGGTTCTGTAATAGGAGCTTGTATTTTGTATGTTATAGGATTACAGCTAGATGTAGAGCGGATGGAAAAAATTGTGGATCGATGGGGTCATATTCTTCGTTTAAAGAGAGAGGATATTTACAAAGCGGACAATTGGTTTGATAAATACGGTATCTGGACGGTTTTAATCTGTAGGATTGTTCCGTTAATAAGAAGTCTTATCTCGATCCCTGCGGGTATGTCTAATATGAATTTTGGCCTGTTCTTGCTATTTACCACAATTGGCACGTTGGTTTGGAATATCGTGTTGGTCAATGTTGGGGCAAGTGTGGGGGATAATTGGGAAAGCATTGTGGAATACGTTGGTGTTTATTCGAATGTGGTATATGTATTGCTAGGTGTAGGCGCTATAGCAGCTGTAGGTTTGTTTTTAAAGAAGAAGTTTTAA
- a CDS encoding HAD-IA family hydrolase translates to MRILWDFDGTIMDTYPTMIQAAIRAIEEQGKTISSEELLRRMKRSSVYAFTSLDLDPTETLQKMVEIEQTLPNQQKQPFSYIREVLKLAECNVIYTHKSRKLVEELLDEYQLNEYFTEVVCQEDGFARKPDTPAYEYLQAKYGINLVIGDRELDLEPARKLGIQTCAFQNEEIEADYHLSSYVEFPLVLLGETYGVIPNSKTSPILSTEWLQTYFSPTDMRYQHILGVVQKANKSPESYLHDVGYSPSLIRTGFHPIDGAIYALEHGFELDVIMAILFHGGADGEAQLHGGKIREMYEKLSKFVTTSQQERIDFLTYCDIHTSPDGQTITIEERLADIWSRYNVETVVYQNMKQQVPYLMKLRKKYAHDTFSKD, encoded by the coding sequence ATGCGTATTTTATGGGACTTTGACGGTACCATCATGGATACCTATCCAACGATGATACAAGCCGCGATCCGAGCTATCGAAGAACAAGGAAAAACGATAAGTTCAGAGGAGTTATTGCGTAGGATGAAACGCTCATCCGTATATGCATTTACTTCATTAGATCTAGATCCTACCGAAACACTTCAAAAGATGGTAGAAATAGAACAAACTCTACCTAATCAACAAAAACAACCATTCTCCTATATTCGAGAGGTATTGAAACTAGCGGAGTGTAACGTGATCTATACTCACAAATCACGTAAATTGGTAGAGGAATTACTAGATGAATACCAATTGAACGAGTATTTTACAGAAGTTGTCTGCCAAGAGGACGGCTTTGCCCGCAAACCCGATACACCTGCTTACGAATATTTGCAAGCCAAATACGGGATTAATCTTGTTATTGGAGATCGGGAGTTAGATCTAGAACCAGCCCGTAAGCTAGGAATTCAAACTTGTGCCTTCCAAAACGAGGAAATTGAGGCAGATTATCATCTCTCAAGCTATGTAGAGTTCCCACTTGTTTTGCTAGGAGAGACTTATGGCGTTATTCCCAATAGCAAAACTTCTCCTATCCTCTCCACAGAGTGGCTACAGACTTACTTTTCCCCCACTGATATGCGTTACCAACACATTTTAGGAGTCGTTCAAAAAGCGAACAAATCCCCTGAATCTTATCTACATGACGTTGGATATTCTCCTAGTTTGATTCGTACTGGTTTCCATCCGATAGACGGAGCAATATATGCACTAGAACATGGGTTTGAACTGGATGTCATCATGGCGATTCTCTTTCATGGTGGAGCTGATGGGGAAGCACAATTACATGGTGGAAAAATAAGGGAGATGTATGAAAAACTGTCCAAGTTCGTCACCACTAGTCAACAAGAGCGTATTGATTTTCTAACTTACTGTGATATTCATACTTCTCCCGATGGACAAACCATCACAATAGAGGAACGATTAGCGGATATTTGGTCCCGCTATAATGTGGAAACTGTTGTGTACCAAAATATGAAACAACAAGTACCTTATCTGATGAAACTGCGGAAAAAATATGCTCATGATACTTTTTCTAAAGACTGA
- the hisB gene encoding imidazoleglycerol-phosphate dehydratase HisB has translation MRQATVVRETKETQISCTVELDQKCNSSINTGVGFFDHMLTLFAFHASLALSLQAKGDLDVDDHHTVEDVGIVLGQAVRQALGDRKGIERYGTAYVPMDETLSRVTLDISGRPYCHFGASFSREKVGTFDTELVEEFFRAFCLHSGITLHIDLLHGSNTHHQIESIFKAFGRALKEAIHVVSQELPSTKGVLA, from the coding sequence ATGAGACAAGCTACAGTCGTTCGTGAGACCAAAGAGACCCAGATCTCTTGCACAGTGGAGTTAGATCAAAAATGCAATTCCTCCATCAATACTGGAGTTGGATTCTTTGATCATATGCTAACTTTATTTGCATTTCACGCTTCCCTCGCCCTATCTCTTCAAGCAAAAGGGGATCTGGATGTAGATGATCATCATACAGTCGAAGACGTAGGGATCGTACTTGGGCAAGCAGTACGTCAAGCACTAGGGGACCGAAAAGGGATCGAACGTTATGGAACAGCTTATGTTCCAATGGATGAGACACTAAGTCGAGTCACCCTCGATATTAGCGGACGACCTTATTGTCATTTTGGCGCTTCCTTCTCTCGCGAAAAAGTAGGAACTTTTGATACTGAATTAGTCGAAGAATTTTTCCGAGCTTTTTGTCTGCATAGTGGGATCACCTTGCATATCGATCTCCTGCATGGCTCCAACACGCATCACCAAATCGAGAGTATATTCAAGGCGTTTGGGCGAGCACTCAAAGAAGCGATCCATGTCGTAAGCCAAGAGCTACCATCGACGAAAGGGGTATTGGCATGA
- the hisG gene encoding ATP phosphoribosyltransferase yields MMLTVAVAKGRLEKQYIQFLEERGQQACAEALKQAGRELVVEAEEIRFLLVKGSDVPTYVERGIASLGVVGEDTLLEAQADVYHLLSFPFGICHFAIATRKDRELHDPLRIIATKYPNVTKRYFATFQQEVECIPLQGSVELAAVMGLSDGIVDIVETGSTLRANGLVERKVLAPLQARCIVNKHAYFTQRAEIEPLIQKWSDQEKEGPSNEDQDARAILAEKTRE; encoded by the coding sequence ATGATGTTAACGGTAGCGGTCGCAAAAGGGCGTTTGGAAAAGCAATATATACAATTTTTAGAAGAACGCGGGCAGCAAGCCTGTGCAGAGGCGCTAAAGCAGGCAGGCAGAGAGTTAGTCGTCGAGGCGGAAGAGATACGCTTCTTGTTGGTCAAAGGTTCTGATGTCCCAACCTATGTCGAAAGAGGAATCGCCTCACTGGGAGTGGTTGGAGAAGATACTCTGTTGGAAGCACAAGCTGATGTCTATCATCTCCTCTCATTTCCTTTTGGAATATGTCACTTTGCGATTGCAACGAGAAAAGATCGGGAGTTACACGATCCACTACGAATCATTGCAACCAAATATCCTAATGTAACGAAGCGATATTTTGCTACCTTCCAACAAGAAGTGGAATGTATTCCGCTACAAGGATCAGTAGAACTAGCAGCTGTAATGGGACTTTCTGATGGAATAGTCGACATCGTGGAAACAGGAAGTACATTACGAGCAAATGGACTGGTAGAACGAAAAGTACTCGCACCTCTTCAGGCTCGCTGTATCGTCAACAAGCACGCCTACTTTACACAGAGAGCCGAGATCGAACCACTCATTCAAAAGTGGAGTGACCAAGAGAAGGAGGGTCCATCGAATGAAGATCAAGACGCAAGAGCAATTTTGGCAGAAAAAACGAGAGAATAG
- the hisA gene encoding 1-(5-phosphoribosyl)-5-[(5-phosphoribosylamino)methylideneamino]imidazole-4-carboxamide isomerase → MKIWPAIDLYNGECVRLYQGDYGQKREMPLTPQEALRFFASKQVERIHIVDLNGAKDKKATQLSLIQELITASEVPIEVGGGIRDEATVAAYLQAGAAAVILGTIAVEDPKLVQQLAQKYPGKIYVGLDAKGDKVATNGWLDASEATIWDLATAMDQAGVAGIIYTDIERDGTMQGPNLERTALLCSLVSCDVIASGGVRDRSDFQALQPTGARAVIVGRAAYEGTIWDKEEKMNVN, encoded by the coding sequence ATGAAAATATGGCCGGCAATCGATCTATATAACGGGGAGTGTGTTCGTCTCTATCAAGGAGACTATGGGCAAAAAAGAGAAATGCCACTCACCCCACAAGAAGCACTCCGTTTTTTTGCCTCTAAACAGGTAGAGCGCATCCATATCGTCGACCTCAACGGTGCCAAAGACAAAAAAGCTACTCAGCTCTCTTTGATCCAAGAACTGATTACGGCAAGTGAAGTACCCATTGAGGTTGGCGGGGGTATTCGTGACGAGGCAACTGTTGCTGCCTATCTTCAAGCAGGAGCAGCAGCCGTGATCTTGGGAACGATCGCAGTAGAAGATCCAAAATTGGTTCAACAACTGGCTCAAAAATATCCTGGAAAGATCTATGTAGGATTGGACGCAAAAGGGGACAAAGTGGCAACCAATGGTTGGTTGGATGCATCAGAGGCGACCATCTGGGATTTGGCGACCGCGATGGATCAGGCAGGGGTAGCAGGTATCATCTACACCGATATCGAACGCGATGGCACCATGCAAGGACCTAATCTAGAGCGAACCGCCTTGCTCTGCTCCCTTGTTTCCTGTGATGTTATCGCCTCAGGTGGTGTTCGGGATCGATCCGATTTCCAAGCACTTCAACCAACTGGCGCTAGAGCCGTCATCGTAGGACGTGCGGCCTATGAAGGAACTATCTGGGATAAGGAGGAGAAAATGAATGTTAACTAA
- the hisJ gene encoding histidinol-phosphatase HisJ: MDLWDAHIHTPFCPHGTSDSLEQYVETAISRGLTGIIFTEHAPLPRSFVDPTPKKDSSMRWDEVEVYLEEVHQLQVRYGDQLTIRAGFEIDYLQGYEQETMEFLQKYEPCLAHSLLSVHFLPLPNREFLCLDYDKRMFGEIVQAYGSVKKVYQVYRDQVQNVLAKPFGRLTPMRLGHLNLVQKFEQAYPLKETKKDTELVEWQSLLDQVQIAGFSLDYNTSGIDKPLYGQTYPSSILVAEAQKRGISLILGSDSHEAKTVGRYFEGKAGKNCSQNE, encoded by the coding sequence ATGGATCTATGGGATGCGCATATTCACACACCATTTTGTCCACATGGCACGTCTGATTCCTTAGAGCAGTATGTAGAAACAGCGATCAGTCGAGGTCTTACGGGTATTATCTTTACCGAACATGCTCCGTTACCTCGATCATTTGTTGACCCCACACCCAAAAAAGACAGTAGTATGCGATGGGATGAAGTAGAAGTTTATTTAGAGGAAGTTCATCAGCTCCAAGTTCGATATGGTGATCAACTGACCATTCGAGCGGGATTTGAGATAGATTACCTTCAAGGCTATGAACAAGAGACAATGGAATTTTTACAAAAATATGAGCCTTGTCTTGCTCATTCCCTCCTCTCCGTCCACTTCTTGCCACTTCCAAATAGGGAATTTCTCTGTCTCGATTATGATAAGAGGATGTTTGGAGAGATTGTCCAAGCTTATGGTTCGGTAAAAAAGGTCTACCAAGTCTATCGAGACCAGGTTCAAAACGTCTTAGCAAAGCCATTTGGTCGTTTGACCCCAATGAGATTAGGACATCTCAATCTAGTTCAAAAGTTTGAACAAGCTTATCCATTGAAGGAGACAAAGAAAGATACAGAACTGGTAGAGTGGCAAAGCCTTTTAGATCAGGTACAAATAGCTGGATTTAGCCTTGATTACAATACTTCGGGGATTGATAAACCTTTATACGGTCAAACTTATCCATCGTCTATATTAGTTGCAGAAGCACAAAAGAGGGGAATTTCACTTATTTTGGGATCTGATAGCCATGAGGCGAAAACGGTAGGAAGATATTTCGAGGGAAAGGCCGGCAAAAATTGTTCACAAAATGAATAG
- a CDS encoding Lrp/AsnC family transcriptional regulator, whose product MTDSIRLEILSLLEQDADFTVPELARTIGESEETITEILDQLKAEKILIKKQALIDWKKAGIERVTALIDVKVTPQQGYGFDAIAKRIYLYNEVQNVYLMSGAYDLSIQLEVDSLEAVGRFVTEKLAPLEFVVGTTTHFVMKKYKQDGVRLEETPPDRRIQVIP is encoded by the coding sequence ATGACGGATTCGATACGATTAGAGATACTTTCATTATTAGAGCAAGATGCAGACTTCACCGTACCTGAACTAGCTCGTACGATAGGAGAATCTGAAGAGACTATTACCGAAATACTCGACCAGCTAAAAGCCGAAAAAATCCTCATCAAAAAACAAGCCCTCATCGATTGGAAAAAAGCTGGGATAGAGCGTGTTACAGCGCTAATTGATGTGAAGGTGACACCTCAACAAGGCTATGGATTTGATGCAATTGCCAAGCGAATTTATCTCTACAATGAGGTGCAGAATGTCTATCTCATGTCTGGTGCCTATGATTTGTCTATACAACTAGAAGTAGATAGTCTCGAAGCTGTAGGACGTTTTGTGACCGAAAAACTGGCGCCACTCGAATTTGTGGTCGGTACTACCACTCATTTTGTAATGAAAAAATATAAACAGGACGGAGTGCGTTTGGAAGAAACGCCACCAGACCGTCGCATTCAGGTGATTCCGTGA
- a CDS encoding ATP phosphoribosyltransferase regulatory subunit: MSWSTEEVKSGAAYVRKMRWEWEFLEFALSQGFQPIELPILERYRWDQLVAEGREDLSVRKKWLNEQGEVESLRYDWTEVVARQRIQDNGLADRVAYVGDTFWNDGMSRQLGLEAFQTPFPLAEQQTLEVILPYLQEKIQQAPMTAVIGYHHFYQFYLPASPLIEETQLREAIRYKNNEAIQRLINNSKRPEEYQSLLSLLMYLPKRESTAFPKPPISTPAWQQAVQEIRVFASLLRECGVQEIVLDVGATPKRSYYEGITCQIYVTEALEPITTGGRYRLPSSQEASSFGMAINMPVLELFGRKEQR, from the coding sequence ATGTCTTGGTCAACAGAGGAGGTTAAAAGCGGCGCAGCTTATGTTCGAAAAATGCGATGGGAATGGGAGTTTCTCGAATTCGCTCTATCCCAAGGTTTTCAACCGATCGAACTCCCAATTTTAGAGCGATATCGTTGGGATCAACTAGTGGCGGAAGGACGAGAGGATCTATCAGTCCGGAAAAAATGGCTCAATGAACAGGGCGAAGTCGAATCATTGCGTTATGACTGGACAGAAGTGGTAGCAAGACAAAGGATTCAAGACAATGGGTTAGCTGATCGGGTGGCATATGTAGGTGATACCTTTTGGAATGATGGGATGAGTCGTCAATTGGGATTAGAGGCTTTTCAAACCCCTTTTCCACTAGCAGAGCAGCAAACATTAGAAGTGATCCTTCCTTATTTGCAAGAAAAAATACAGCAAGCTCCGATGACTGCCGTCATTGGCTATCATCATTTTTATCAATTTTATCTACCTGCTTCTCCACTCATCGAGGAGACCCAGCTCCGTGAAGCAATTCGCTATAAAAATAATGAAGCGATCCAACGTCTAATTAATAATTCAAAGAGACCAGAGGAGTACCAATCCCTTCTCTCACTATTAATGTATCTTCCAAAACGAGAATCAACCGCATTCCCAAAACCTCCTATCTCTACACCTGCATGGCAGCAAGCAGTACAAGAGATACGGGTGTTTGCTTCATTACTAAGAGAATGTGGTGTACAAGAAATCGTATTAGATGTCGGAGCTACGCCTAAACGCTCCTATTATGAAGGAATCACATGTCAGATTTATGTAACCGAAGCACTAGAGCCGATTACAACTGGTGGTAGATATCGTCTCCCTTCTTCCCAAGAGGCAAGTTCGTTTGGCATGGCGATCAATATGCCAGTGTTAGAGCTTTTCGGAAGAAAGGAGCAAAGATGA
- the hisH gene encoding imidazole glycerol phosphate synthase subunit HisH, whose translation MIAIVDYGMGNVGNVERALVTLGYEAKLTDCVEELRAAEAIILPGVGSFTAAIKEIDQRGLRDVLQEIARQKPFIGICLGMQLLVEYGEEGGGTSGLGLLPGTVRFIRSELPLPHMGWNQLHREQGNVAEKYVYFVHSYMVDTSSDWIIATTDYGEKIPAIIQQNNVIGIQFHPEKSGENGLRILKQALEGGFVSDENMAGNRSI comes from the coding sequence ATGATCGCAATCGTCGATTATGGGATGGGCAATGTAGGGAATGTGGAACGAGCACTTGTCACTCTTGGATACGAAGCAAAATTAACGGATTGTGTTGAGGAATTACGAGCTGCGGAGGCAATTATTCTCCCTGGAGTTGGTTCCTTTACAGCTGCAATAAAAGAAATTGATCAACGTGGCTTACGGGATGTATTGCAAGAAATAGCTAGACAAAAGCCGTTCATTGGAATCTGCCTTGGTATGCAACTACTTGTAGAGTACGGAGAAGAAGGTGGAGGAACGAGTGGTCTCGGTCTGTTACCTGGTACTGTTCGATTTATTCGTTCGGAACTCCCTTTACCTCACATGGGCTGGAACCAGCTACACCGGGAACAAGGCAATGTTGCAGAAAAGTATGTTTACTTTGTCCACAGCTATATGGTAGATACCTCTTCAGATTGGATTATCGCCACTACAGACTATGGAGAGAAAATACCAGCCATCATCCAACAGAACAACGTGATCGGAATCCAGTTTCATCCAGAAAAAAGCGGAGAAAATGGCCTTCGCATTTTAAAACAAGCACTAGAGGGAGGATTTGTATCAGATGAAAATATGGCCGGCAATCGATCTATATAA